In the genome of Mycobacterium kansasii ATCC 12478, one region contains:
- a CDS encoding LLM class F420-dependent oxidoreductase has product MRFGLFIPQGWRMDLVGIPPEKHWAVMRDLATYADGSTWDSLWVYDHFHTVPLPTDEATHEAWSLMAAYAATTSRIKLGQMCTAMSYRNPVYLAKVAATADIISGGRIQMGIGAGWYEHEWRAYGYGFPSAKVRLARLDEGVQIMRDAWRDGKVTFTGEHYRVDGAIVAPKPLQAGGIPLWIAGGGEKVTLRIAAKYAQYTNFTPEPTAFARKSELLAQHCRELGTDFDAIVRSSNFTAVVGTSETDVKDRLQRVRDRLVGYVPETLVDSMVAGLSDAATGTPEQVIEQLAKTRDLGCDYAICYFPEAAYDRSGIELFEREVIPALS; this is encoded by the coding sequence ATGCGCTTCGGACTTTTCATCCCGCAAGGCTGGCGAATGGATTTGGTCGGCATCCCGCCCGAAAAGCATTGGGCTGTCATGCGCGACCTTGCTACCTATGCGGACGGAAGCACGTGGGATTCACTGTGGGTTTACGACCACTTTCATACCGTCCCGCTGCCGACCGATGAAGCCACTCATGAGGCGTGGTCGTTGATGGCGGCATACGCCGCGACCACGTCGCGGATCAAGCTGGGACAGATGTGCACCGCGATGAGCTACCGCAACCCCGTCTACCTGGCCAAGGTCGCGGCCACCGCTGACATTATTTCCGGCGGCCGGATCCAGATGGGTATCGGCGCCGGATGGTACGAACATGAGTGGCGCGCTTACGGTTACGGGTTTCCGTCGGCCAAGGTACGGTTGGCTCGCCTGGACGAGGGTGTGCAGATCATGCGGGACGCCTGGCGCGACGGAAAGGTGACTTTCACCGGGGAGCACTACCGGGTAGACGGTGCAATAGTAGCGCCAAAGCCGTTGCAAGCCGGCGGTATTCCGCTATGGATTGCCGGCGGCGGGGAAAAGGTGACACTACGCATCGCGGCGAAGTATGCCCAGTACACCAACTTCACACCCGAGCCCACCGCATTCGCCCGAAAGTCGGAACTGCTGGCTCAGCATTGCCGCGAACTCGGGACCGACTTCGACGCCATCGTTCGCTCATCCAACTTCACCGCCGTCGTCGGCACCTCGGAGACCGATGTCAAGGATCGGTTGCAGCGGGTGCGCGACCGCCTGGTCGGCTATGTGCCTGAGACGCTGGTGGATTCGATGGTCGCGGGCCTTTCGGATGCGGCGACGGGCACGCCGGAACAGGTGATCGAGCAGCTGGCCAAGACCCGCGACCTCGGGTGTGACTACGCCATTTGCTATTTTCCCGAGGCCGCCTACGACCGTTCGGGCATCGAGCTTTTCGAACGTGAAGTGATTCCGGCGCTGAGTTGA
- a CDS encoding TetR/AcrR family transcriptional regulator — translation MTKPRSDTRQRIQEVARVLFLRQGVQRTSLQDIADELGITKPALYYHFSSREDLVRSIVVPLIEEGERFVADRENRGDTNARELLEGYFDFHYRHREDLMLVVAELTMLADLGLVDTVLGWRERLGKLVFGPMPTLAQATRAVVAFGGLQDCCLQFPDAPHLELRTCSVEAALAALGA, via the coding sequence GTGACCAAGCCCAGGTCGGACACCAGGCAACGTATCCAAGAGGTAGCCCGCGTGCTCTTCCTGCGCCAGGGCGTGCAGCGCACCAGCCTGCAAGACATCGCCGACGAGCTGGGGATCACCAAACCCGCGCTCTACTACCATTTCAGCTCCCGAGAGGACCTGGTGCGCAGCATTGTGGTGCCGCTGATCGAAGAGGGTGAGCGATTCGTCGCCGATCGGGAGAACCGCGGCGACACCAATGCCCGCGAGTTGCTGGAGGGCTATTTCGATTTCCACTACCGGCACCGCGAAGACCTCATGCTGGTGGTGGCCGAATTGACGATGCTGGCCGATCTCGGGCTTGTCGACACGGTGCTGGGCTGGCGCGAACGGCTGGGAAAGCTGGTCTTTGGCCCCATGCCGACGCTTGCGCAGGCGACTCGTGCGGTGGTGGCATTCGGCGGATTGCAGGACTGTTGTCTGCAGTTTCCCGATGCGCCGCACCTGGAGTTGCGAACCTGCTCGGTGGAAGCGGCATTAGCCGCCTTAGGTGCGTGA
- a CDS encoding FAD-dependent monooxygenase, producing MRILISGASIAGPVLAYWLARYGFDVTVVERAPQLRKTGGHAVDLFRPAMEISEKMGALPQIEGLATGTSRLTLYRQGAQRPTRVDLTKIVAAASDRHVEIMRDDLSEAYYRAGRDHVEYLFGDSITAISSDGDVTFEHGKARRFDVVVGADGLHSNVRRLVFGADSGRIQFLGGYLAVLSVPKTLAREGESIAHLGPGRIAMIYTARPLDDARALFMFRSKQQLRYHHRDILRQKALLRSAISGMHPQVDGWLDELDRTPTFYFDSITQLQLDSWSRGRVTLVGDAGYCPGPAVGGSTSIAVLGAYILAGELAQAGADYVSAFAAYEQQMADPVRRSRTFAQAMAKSIVPGSATGVWALTRGARLVSLLPARLTRSVAARNTKGVRLYDSMRFKEYSELTRS from the coding sequence ATGCGCATATTGATCTCGGGCGCCAGCATCGCAGGTCCGGTCCTGGCGTACTGGCTCGCCCGGTACGGCTTTGATGTCACCGTGGTCGAACGCGCCCCGCAATTACGCAAGACCGGCGGCCACGCCGTCGACCTGTTCCGGCCGGCCATGGAGATCTCGGAGAAGATGGGGGCATTGCCGCAGATCGAGGGACTGGCCACCGGCACCAGCCGACTAACGCTGTATCGCCAAGGCGCCCAACGACCCACGCGGGTCGACCTCACCAAGATCGTCGCCGCCGCTTCCGACCGGCACGTGGAGATCATGCGTGACGATCTGAGTGAGGCGTACTACCGCGCCGGCCGCGACCATGTCGAGTATCTTTTCGGCGACTCGATTACGGCCATATCATCCGATGGCGACGTGACTTTCGAGCATGGCAAGGCGCGCAGGTTCGACGTGGTCGTCGGCGCCGACGGGCTGCACTCGAACGTGCGGCGCCTGGTCTTCGGTGCAGACTCCGGACGCATCCAGTTCCTGGGCGGTTACCTTGCGGTGCTGTCGGTGCCGAAAACACTTGCCCGCGAAGGAGAATCAATAGCTCACCTGGGCCCGGGCCGCATCGCCATGATCTACACCGCGCGCCCACTGGACGATGCGCGCGCATTGTTCATGTTCCGCAGCAAGCAGCAATTGCGTTATCACCACCGAGATATCCTGCGGCAGAAGGCGTTACTGCGCAGCGCGATTTCCGGGATGCACCCGCAGGTGGACGGCTGGCTCGACGAGCTCGACCGCACACCCACCTTCTACTTCGACTCGATCACGCAGTTGCAGCTCGACAGCTGGTCGCGCGGGCGGGTCACCCTGGTCGGGGATGCCGGATACTGCCCGGGTCCCGCGGTCGGCGGCAGCACCAGCATCGCCGTGCTGGGGGCCTACATACTGGCCGGAGAACTGGCGCAGGCGGGTGCAGACTACGTAAGCGCGTTCGCGGCCTACGAGCAACAGATGGCGGACCCGGTACGTCGCAGCCGCACGTTTGCCCAAGCGATGGCGAAGAGCATCGTGCCGGGCTCCGCGACGGGTGTGTGGGCGTTGACCCGCGGCGCGCGGCTGGTCTCACTGCTGCCCGCCCGGCTCACCCGGTCGGTCGCGGCGCGGAACACCAAGGGCGTGCGACTCTATGACTCGATGCGGTTCAAGGAGTACAGCGAGCTAACCCGCAGTTAG
- a CDS encoding wax ester/triacylglycerol synthase domain-containing protein gives MASNYMRAIDAFAWNMERDPALRSTVVAVIWLDRSPTWEVLADRVDRASRSMVSLRQHVVESPLRLATPRWVSDDHFDLNWHLRRVNAPEPRTRDTVLELARQAAMDTFDRERPLWEFTLVEGLQGGEAAVIFKIHHSLSDGVGGMQMMDVLFDMHRDGDDLGPMPPAPTGERLGARAVMTGALRSSLGRVVHRARRGAETAVPTLLHTARHPIGTARNVVAMTRSVYRFAAPMPDTMSPVMRERAMVRRLATMEIPLDALNRAAKGIGVTVNDAFLGAITGGLRRYHERHHATVESLRVTMPINIRTAADAGTWGNRITLARIALPVAEADPAARMHKVHRVVETVRNEPASHLAEVIAEGLIFLPVGYIGGMLKHVDFLASDLPGSPVPIYLAGAEVTGFFGFGPTIGASFNITLISYRGTCDIGVNVDTSAVPDHDVLLESLREGFEEVVALGENAEVPAVR, from the coding sequence ATGGCAAGCAATTACATGCGGGCCATCGATGCGTTCGCCTGGAACATGGAGCGTGATCCCGCGCTGCGCTCGACGGTTGTCGCCGTCATTTGGCTCGACCGGTCGCCCACTTGGGAGGTACTCGCCGACCGTGTCGACCGGGCATCGCGATCGATGGTGTCGTTGCGACAGCATGTCGTCGAGTCGCCACTACGATTGGCGACTCCCCGGTGGGTGAGCGATGACCACTTCGATTTGAACTGGCACCTGCGCCGCGTCAACGCACCAGAGCCGCGTACGCGAGACACGGTGCTCGAGCTGGCGCGGCAGGCGGCGATGGACACCTTCGACCGGGAGCGCCCGCTGTGGGAGTTCACCCTGGTCGAAGGTCTGCAGGGAGGTGAAGCCGCGGTCATCTTCAAGATCCACCACTCGCTGTCGGACGGTGTCGGCGGCATGCAGATGATGGATGTCCTATTCGACATGCACCGCGATGGCGATGATCTGGGACCGATGCCACCGGCCCCGACCGGTGAGAGGCTGGGCGCGCGGGCCGTGATGACCGGCGCACTGCGCTCGTCACTCGGGCGGGTGGTCCATCGGGCCCGCCGGGGAGCCGAGACCGCGGTACCGACGCTGCTGCACACCGCACGTCACCCCATCGGCACGGCCCGCAACGTCGTCGCGATGACGCGTTCTGTCTACCGTTTCGCTGCACCCATGCCCGACACCATGTCACCGGTGATGCGCGAGCGCGCGATGGTTCGCCGCCTCGCGACGATGGAAATCCCTCTCGACGCGCTCAATAGGGCGGCTAAGGGCATCGGGGTAACGGTCAACGACGCGTTCCTCGGAGCTATCACAGGCGGCCTGCGTCGCTACCATGAGCGACACCACGCGACCGTCGAGTCGCTGCGCGTCACCATGCCGATCAACATCCGAACCGCAGCGGATGCTGGTACCTGGGGCAACCGGATCACGCTGGCCCGGATCGCACTCCCGGTGGCCGAAGCCGACCCAGCCGCCCGCATGCACAAGGTGCACCGCGTCGTCGAAACGGTCCGCAACGAGCCCGCGAGTCACCTCGCAGAGGTGATCGCCGAAGGCCTCATCTTTCTGCCCGTGGGCTACATCGGCGGCATGCTCAAGCACGTCGACTTCCTGGCGAGCGACCTGCCCGGCAGTCCGGTGCCGATCTATCTGGCAGGCGCCGAGGTCACCGGTTTCTTCGGGTTCGGACCGACGATCGGGGCCTCGTTCAACATCACATTGATCTCCTACAGAGGGACTTGTGATATCGGCGTCAATGTCGACACCAGCGCGGTACCCGACCACGACGTCCTGCTCGAGTCCCTGCGGGAGGGCTTCGAGGAAGTCGTCGCACTGGGTGAGAACGCCGAAGTACCGGCCGTGAGATGA
- a CDS encoding AMP-binding protein codes for MSARPFNLAEIIEQMADSVGNRPAVITETSEYTYAEIDDRTTRLANHLVSAGIRPGDHVAVHAMNCIEWVDAFYGIMKARAVPINVNYRYRHNELKHVYGNSGAVLAIVAPQYVELVNDIRPELPALRQLLVLGEDYDTALTGASPERRITGRSSDDLYILYTGGTTGLPKGVVWRQEDLIRGALNALRYGAPLDSVEQLGAEAAANEFPMRLLTVGPLMHGGSQWIMGNCHVAGATFVLSTLPSFDPAKTLDLASEANVISLVVLGDATARPLAEALLAEPGRWDLSSLLAVSNGAAPLSAAVRAQLHTALPNCIINDSYGASESGTTATRIDDGTPRTTPLFDAGPDVMVVDEQWRPCPVGQVGMLARSGPIPLGYLNDPEKTAAAFKEIDGKRWVIPGDFARREHDGSISLLGRGSVTINSGGEKIHPEEVEGVLLEHADVFDAGVVGTPHERWGEQVTAVVQLRVGATLTLEQLQDHCRKTIAAFKAPKVMLTVDRVPRTALGKVDYPALKSLALKLLGLDKSERSAPPNR; via the coding sequence ATGAGTGCGCGGCCGTTCAACCTCGCCGAGATCATCGAACAGATGGCTGACTCCGTCGGCAACCGGCCCGCGGTGATCACTGAGACCAGCGAATACACCTACGCCGAAATCGACGACCGCACAACGCGATTGGCCAACCACCTGGTATCCGCCGGTATCCGGCCCGGTGACCACGTAGCGGTGCACGCGATGAACTGCATCGAGTGGGTCGACGCGTTCTACGGCATCATGAAAGCTCGAGCGGTCCCGATCAACGTCAACTACCGCTACCGGCACAACGAACTCAAGCACGTCTACGGCAACTCCGGGGCCGTGCTGGCGATCGTCGCCCCTCAATATGTCGAGCTGGTCAACGACATCCGCCCTGAGCTGCCCGCCCTTCGACAGCTGCTGGTGCTCGGCGAGGACTACGACACGGCGCTAACCGGCGCATCGCCGGAGCGCCGCATCACCGGTCGCAGCTCCGATGACCTCTACATCCTGTACACCGGCGGCACGACCGGCCTGCCCAAAGGCGTGGTGTGGCGGCAGGAAGACCTGATCCGCGGAGCGCTCAACGCCCTGCGCTACGGCGCCCCGTTGGACAGCGTCGAGCAGCTGGGTGCCGAGGCGGCCGCCAACGAGTTCCCGATGCGGCTGCTCACCGTCGGACCGCTCATGCACGGCGGCAGCCAGTGGATCATGGGCAACTGCCACGTCGCCGGTGCCACCTTTGTGCTTTCCACTCTGCCCAGTTTCGACCCGGCGAAGACGCTCGACCTCGCGTCGGAGGCCAACGTCATCAGCTTGGTCGTGCTCGGTGACGCGACCGCCCGGCCGCTTGCGGAGGCACTGCTGGCCGAACCGGGACGATGGGACCTCAGCAGTTTGCTAGCGGTGTCCAACGGCGCGGCGCCGCTATCGGCCGCGGTGCGGGCGCAGCTGCACACGGCCTTACCCAACTGCATCATCAACGACAGCTACGGTGCTTCCGAGTCGGGTACCACCGCCACCCGGATCGATGACGGCACGCCTCGGACCACACCCTTGTTCGATGCGGGACCCGACGTCATGGTTGTCGACGAGCAGTGGCGGCCCTGCCCGGTCGGGCAAGTCGGCATGCTGGCGCGCAGCGGCCCGATCCCGCTGGGCTATCTCAACGACCCGGAGAAGACGGCGGCCGCCTTCAAGGAGATCGACGGCAAGCGCTGGGTCATACCCGGCGACTTCGCCCGCCGAGAGCATGACGGCAGCATTTCGCTGCTCGGACGCGGCTCGGTGACGATCAACTCAGGCGGAGAGAAGATCCACCCCGAAGAGGTGGAAGGCGTATTGCTGGAACACGCAGATGTTTTCGATGCCGGCGTGGTCGGTACGCCGCATGAGCGATGGGGTGAACAGGTGACGGCCGTCGTGCAGTTGCGCGTCGGCGCGACACTGACACTCGAGCAGCTCCAAGACCACTGCCGCAAGACCATCGCCGCCTTCAAGGCTCCCAAGGTGATGCTCACGGTGGATCGTGTACCCCGCACAGCACTCGGCAAGGTGGACTACCCCGCGTTGAAATCGTTGGCCCTCAAACTCCTTGGCCTTGACAAGTCCGAGCGCTCGGCGCCGCCGAACCGCTGA
- a CDS encoding 3-hydroxyacyl-CoA dehydrogenase NAD-binding domain-containing protein yields MPDNTIQWDKDADGIVTLTMDDPSGSANVMNEAYIESMGKAVDRLVAEKDSITGVVITSAKKTFFAGGDVKTMVQARPEDAGDVFNTVETVKRQFRTLETLGKPVVAAINGAALGGGLEIALACHHRIAADVKGSQIGLPEVTLGLLPGAGGVTRTVRMFGIQNAFVNILSQGTRFKPAKAKEIGLVDELLPTVEELVPAAKAWIKANPDSHEQPWDKKGYKMPGGTPSSPGLASILPSFPALLRKQLKGAPMPAPKAILSAAVEGAQVDFDTATRIESRYFASLVTGQVAKNMIQAFFFDLQAINAGGSRPDGIAKTPIKKIGVLGAGMMGAGIAYVSAKAGYDVVLKDVSLEAAQKGKGYSEKLEAKALERGRTTQERSDALLARITPTGDPADLKGVDFVIEAVFENQELKHKVFQEIEDIVEPNAVLGSNTSTLPITGLATGVKRQEDFIGIHFFSPVDKMPLVEIIKGEKTSDEALARVFDYTLAIGKTPIVVNDSRGFFTSRVIGTFVNEALAMLGEGVEPASIEQAGSQAGYPAPPLQLSDELNLELMHKIAVATRKGVEDAGGTYEPHPAEAVVEKMIELGRSGRLKGAGFYEYVDGKRTGLWPGLRDTFKSGTSAPPLQDMIDRMLFAEALETQKCLDEGVLTSTADANIGSIMGIGYPPWTGGSAQFIVGYQGPAGIGKEAFVARAKELAAKYGDRFLPPESLT; encoded by the coding sequence ATGCCCGACAATACAATCCAGTGGGACAAGGACGCCGACGGCATTGTCACGCTGACCATGGACGACCCGTCGGGGTCGGCCAACGTGATGAACGAGGCCTACATCGAGTCGATGGGCAAGGCCGTGGATCGCCTTGTCGCCGAAAAGGATTCGATCACCGGCGTGGTGATCACCAGCGCGAAGAAGACCTTCTTCGCCGGCGGTGACGTGAAGACCATGGTGCAGGCCAGGCCCGAGGACGCCGGCGATGTGTTCAACACCGTCGAGACAGTCAAGCGGCAATTTCGCACCCTGGAGACGCTGGGCAAGCCGGTGGTCGCCGCCATCAACGGCGCAGCACTTGGCGGCGGACTGGAGATCGCCCTGGCCTGTCATCACCGCATCGCGGCCGACGTGAAGGGCAGCCAGATCGGGCTTCCGGAAGTGACGCTGGGCCTGCTGCCCGGCGCCGGTGGGGTAACCCGCACGGTGCGGATGTTCGGCATCCAGAACGCGTTCGTCAACATCCTGTCGCAAGGCACTCGCTTCAAGCCGGCCAAGGCCAAGGAAATCGGACTGGTCGACGAATTGTTGCCCACGGTTGAGGAATTGGTGCCCGCCGCCAAGGCTTGGATAAAGGCCAACCCGGATTCCCATGAGCAGCCCTGGGACAAGAAGGGCTACAAGATGCCGGGCGGCACCCCGTCGTCGCCGGGGTTGGCGTCCATCCTGCCGTCGTTCCCCGCGCTGCTGCGCAAGCAGCTCAAGGGTGCGCCGATGCCGGCGCCGAAGGCCATCCTGTCCGCCGCCGTCGAGGGTGCGCAGGTGGATTTCGACACCGCCACCCGCATCGAGAGCCGTTACTTCGCCTCACTGGTCACCGGCCAGGTCGCCAAGAACATGATCCAGGCGTTCTTCTTCGACCTGCAGGCCATCAATGCCGGTGGTTCGCGTCCCGACGGGATCGCCAAGACCCCGATCAAGAAGATCGGGGTGCTGGGCGCGGGCATGATGGGCGCGGGCATCGCCTACGTCTCGGCCAAGGCGGGCTACGACGTGGTGCTCAAAGACGTCAGCTTGGAGGCCGCGCAGAAGGGCAAGGGCTACTCCGAAAAGCTGGAGGCCAAGGCGCTGGAGCGGGGTCGCACCACGCAGGAGCGCAGCGATGCCCTGCTGGCGCGCATCACCCCGACGGGCGACCCCGCGGATCTCAAGGGTGTCGACTTCGTCATCGAAGCCGTCTTCGAGAACCAGGAACTCAAGCACAAGGTGTTCCAGGAGATCGAAGACATCGTCGAGCCCAATGCGGTCCTCGGGTCCAACACCTCCACGCTGCCGATCACCGGCCTGGCAACCGGCGTCAAACGGCAGGAAGACTTCATCGGGATCCACTTCTTCTCACCGGTGGACAAGATGCCGCTGGTCGAAATCATCAAGGGCGAGAAGACTTCTGACGAGGCGCTGGCCCGGGTGTTCGACTACACGCTGGCCATCGGCAAGACCCCGATCGTGGTCAACGACAGCCGCGGGTTCTTCACCTCACGGGTCATCGGCACCTTCGTCAACGAGGCGCTGGCTATGCTCGGCGAGGGCGTGGAACCGGCGTCGATCGAGCAGGCCGGGTCGCAGGCCGGGTACCCGGCCCCGCCGCTGCAGCTCTCCGACGAGCTCAACCTGGAGCTCATGCACAAGATCGCCGTCGCTACCCGTAAGGGTGTCGAGGATGCCGGCGGCACCTACGAGCCGCATCCGGCCGAGGCGGTTGTCGAGAAGATGATCGAGCTCGGGCGGTCCGGCCGGCTCAAGGGCGCGGGCTTCTACGAATACGTCGACGGCAAGCGAACCGGCTTGTGGCCGGGGCTGCGGGACACGTTCAAGTCGGGGACGTCGGCGCCACCGCTGCAGGACATGATCGACCGGATGCTGTTCGCCGAGGCCCTGGAGACCCAGAAGTGCCTCGACGAGGGTGTGCTGACGTCCACGGCCGACGCGAACATCGGGTCGATCATGGGCATCGGTTACCCGCCGTGGACCGGCGGTAGCGCGCAGTTCATCGTCGGCTACCAGGGACCGGCCGGGATCGGCAAGGAAGCCTTCGTGGCGCGCGCCAAGGAGTTGGCCGCCAAGTACGGCGACCGCTTCCTGCCGCCGGAATCTCTGACCTAG
- a CDS encoding acetyl-CoA C-acetyltransferase, with amino-acid sequence MPEEAFIYEAIRTPRGKQKNGSLHEVKPLSLVVGLIEELRKRHPDLDENLISDVILGCVSPVGDQGGDIARAAVLASGMPVTSGGVQLNRFCASGLEAVNTAAQKVRSGWDDLVLAGGVESMSRVPMGSDGGAMGLDPATNYDVMFVPQGIGADLIATIEGFSREDVDRYALRSQEKAAAAWSGGYFAKSVVPVRDQNGLLILDHDEHMRPDTTMEGLAKLKPAFEGLAAMGGFDDVALQKYHSVEKINHVHTGGNSSGIVDGAALVMIGSEKAGQAQGLTPRARIVATATSGADPVIMLTGPTPASLKVLDRAGLTVDDIDLFELNEAFASVVLKFQKDLNIPDEKLNVNGGAIAMGHPLGATGAMILGTMVDELERRNARRALVTLCIGGGMGVATVIERV; translated from the coding sequence ATGCCCGAAGAAGCCTTTATCTACGAGGCCATCCGCACCCCGCGTGGCAAGCAGAAGAACGGATCGTTGCACGAGGTCAAGCCCTTGAGCCTGGTCGTAGGCCTGATCGAGGAGCTGCGCAAGCGTCACCCCGACCTGGACGAGAACCTGATCAGCGACGTCATCCTGGGCTGCGTTTCACCCGTCGGTGACCAGGGTGGTGACATTGCCCGGGCCGCGGTGCTGGCGTCGGGCATGCCGGTCACCTCCGGCGGTGTGCAGCTCAACCGGTTCTGCGCATCGGGCCTCGAGGCCGTCAACACCGCCGCGCAGAAGGTGCGCTCCGGGTGGGACGACCTGGTGCTGGCCGGCGGCGTCGAGTCGATGAGCCGCGTTCCGATGGGCTCCGACGGCGGCGCGATGGGGCTGGACCCCGCCACCAACTACGACGTCATGTTTGTTCCGCAGGGCATCGGCGCCGATCTGATCGCCACCATCGAGGGCTTCTCCCGCGAAGATGTCGACCGCTACGCGTTGCGCAGCCAGGAGAAGGCCGCCGCCGCGTGGTCGGGCGGCTACTTCGCCAAGTCGGTGGTTCCGGTCCGTGACCAGAACGGCCTGCTGATCCTCGACCACGACGAGCACATGCGGCCCGACACCACCATGGAAGGTCTGGCCAAGCTGAAGCCGGCCTTCGAGGGCCTGGCGGCGATGGGTGGTTTCGACGACGTCGCGCTGCAGAAGTACCACTCGGTCGAGAAGATCAACCACGTGCACACCGGCGGCAACTCCTCGGGGATCGTCGACGGTGCCGCACTGGTGATGATCGGCAGCGAGAAGGCTGGGCAAGCGCAGGGCCTCACCCCGCGGGCCCGCATCGTGGCCACCGCCACCAGCGGCGCCGACCCGGTGATCATGCTGACCGGCCCCACCCCGGCCAGCCTCAAGGTGCTCGACCGGGCCGGGCTGACCGTCGACGACATCGACCTGTTCGAGCTCAACGAGGCGTTCGCGTCGGTGGTGCTGAAATTCCAGAAGGATCTGAACATCCCCGACGAGAAGCTCAACGTCAACGGCGGCGCCATCGCGATGGGCCACCCGCTGGGTGCTACCGGCGCGATGATCCTGGGCACCATGGTCGACGAACTGGAGCGCCGCAATGCCCGACGGGCGCTCGTCACGCTATGTATCGGCGGCGGCATGGGCGTCGCGACGGTTATCGAGAGGGTTTAA
- a CDS encoding pyridoxal phosphate-dependent aminotransferase, which translates to MTVSRLQPYATTVFAEMSALAARVGAVNLGQGFPDEDGPPAMLRAAQEAIAAGVNQYPPGIGIAELRQAIAAQRRRLFGIDYDPDTEVLVTVGATEAIAASVLGLVEPGSQVLLIEPFYDSYSPVVAMAGAHRAAVPLVADGRGFALDTDALRRAVTPRTRALIVNSPHNPTGAVLGRAELAAIAEIAVAADLLVITDEVYEHLVFDGHDHLPLAAFDGMAERTVTISSAAKMFNCTGWKIGWACGPAQLISGVRAAKQYLSYVGGAPFQPAVALALNTQDDWVATLRTSLQTRRDRLASGLTEIGFEVHDSYGTYFVCADPRPLGYHDSAAFCAALPEQAGVAAIPMSAFCDPAAQHTDLWNHLVRFAFCKREDTLDEAIRRLAALRDGAIRSS; encoded by the coding sequence ATGACGGTGTCGCGGCTGCAGCCCTACGCGACCACGGTGTTCGCCGAGATGTCGGCGCTGGCCGCGCGTGTTGGCGCAGTGAACCTCGGGCAGGGGTTTCCCGACGAGGACGGGCCGCCGGCGATGCTGCGGGCCGCACAAGAGGCCATCGCCGCCGGGGTCAACCAGTACCCGCCCGGAATAGGCATCGCGGAGCTGCGGCAGGCGATCGCCGCCCAGCGGCGACGGCTTTTCGGCATCGATTACGACCCGGACACCGAGGTGCTGGTCACGGTCGGGGCCACCGAAGCCATTGCCGCGTCGGTACTGGGACTGGTCGAACCCGGCTCGCAGGTACTGCTGATCGAGCCGTTCTACGACTCCTACTCGCCGGTCGTGGCGATGGCCGGCGCGCATCGGGCGGCCGTGCCGCTGGTGGCCGATGGCCGGGGCTTCGCCCTGGACACCGATGCGTTGCGACGCGCCGTGACGCCGCGTACCCGGGCGTTGATCGTCAATTCTCCGCACAATCCGACCGGTGCGGTGCTGGGGCGGGCCGAGCTGGCGGCCATCGCGGAGATTGCCGTCGCCGCAGACCTTTTGGTGATCACCGACGAGGTCTACGAGCACTTGGTGTTTGACGGCCACGATCACCTGCCGCTGGCCGCCTTCGACGGCATGGCCGAGCGCACCGTCACCATCTCGAGCGCGGCCAAGATGTTCAACTGCACCGGCTGGAAGATCGGATGGGCCTGCGGCCCTGCACAACTCATCTCCGGGGTGCGCGCGGCCAAACAGTACCTAAGCTATGTGGGCGGCGCACCGTTTCAGCCGGCGGTGGCTCTTGCGCTCAACACCCAGGACGACTGGGTGGCCACCCTGCGCACTTCTTTGCAGACCAGACGCGATCGGCTGGCCTCGGGATTGACCGAGATCGGTTTCGAGGTACACGACAGCTACGGCACCTACTTCGTGTGCGCCGATCCGCGTCCGCTGGGCTACCACGACAGCGCGGCATTCTGCGCGGCGCTGCCGGAGCAGGCGGGGGTGGCCGCCATTCCGATGTCGGCGTTCTGCGACCCCGCGGCACAGCACACCGACCTGTGGAATCACCTGGTGCGCTTCGCCTTCTGCAAACGGGAGGATACCCTCGACGAGGCGATCAGGCGACTTGCCGCACTGCGCGACGGGGCTATCCGGTCTTCATGA
- a CDS encoding SRPBCC family protein has protein sequence MAVQASSEIVIDAPPEVIMEALADMDAVPSWSSVHKRVEVVDTHPDGRPHHVKVTVKVTGIVDTQLLEYHWGPDWMVWDAHKTAQQHGQHGEYNLRREGEDKTRVRFTLTVEPSAPLPEFWIKRARKKILHAALEGLRNHVMKTG, from the coding sequence GTGGCTGTCCAAGCGTCGAGCGAAATCGTCATTGATGCGCCCCCTGAGGTGATCATGGAGGCGCTCGCCGACATGGACGCGGTGCCGTCATGGTCTTCGGTGCACAAGCGGGTCGAGGTCGTCGACACCCATCCCGACGGTCGACCGCACCACGTGAAGGTCACCGTCAAAGTGACCGGCATCGTGGACACCCAACTGCTCGAATACCATTGGGGGCCGGACTGGATGGTCTGGGACGCCCACAAGACCGCTCAGCAACACGGGCAGCATGGTGAGTACAACCTGCGCCGCGAGGGGGAAGACAAGACCCGGGTGCGGTTCACGCTCACGGTGGAGCCGTCGGCGCCGCTGCCCGAGTTCTGGATCAAGCGGGCGCGCAAGAAGATCCTGCACGCAGCCCTGGAGGGACTGCGAAATCACGTCATGAAGACCGGATAG